One window of Klebsiella quasivariicola genomic DNA carries:
- a CDS encoding DUF1097 domain-containing protein has protein sequence MNILFAIALTTGILSGIWGWVAVALGLLSWAGFLGCTAYFACPQGGLKGLAISACTVMSGVVWALVIIHGSALAPQLQILSYMMTGVVAFLMCIQARQTLLSFVPGTFIGACATFAADGDWRLVVPSLALGLVFGYAMKNSGLWLAARADKHKSFANDNA, from the coding sequence ATGAACATACTTTTCGCAATCGCATTAACGACGGGCATTCTCTCCGGGATCTGGGGATGGGTGGCGGTCGCTCTCGGCCTGCTGAGCTGGGCCGGCTTCCTCGGCTGTACGGCCTATTTCGCCTGCCCGCAGGGCGGTCTGAAAGGACTGGCAATTTCGGCCTGCACGGTCATGAGCGGCGTGGTCTGGGCATTAGTGATTATCCACGGTAGTGCGCTGGCCCCGCAGCTGCAGATCCTCAGCTATATGATGACCGGTGTGGTGGCCTTTTTGATGTGCATTCAGGCGCGACAGACATTGCTGTCGTTTGTCCCGGGTACCTTTATCGGCGCCTGCGCGACCTTCGCGGCGGACGGTGACTGGCGACTGGTAGTGCCTTCTCTGGCGCTGGGCCTGGTCTTTGGATATGCCATGAAGAATAGTGGCCTGTGGCTGGCGGCCCGTGCGGATAAACATAAATCGTTCGCCAACGACAACGCCTGA
- a CDS encoding molecular chaperone — translation MNEFSILCRVLGSLYYRQPQDPLLVPLFTLIREGKLAASWPLEQDELLARLQKSCDMQSLATDYNALFVGEACSVSPYRSAWVEGSSEAEVRAFLSEHGIPTGEGPADHLGSLLLAASWLEDHATEEQSETLELLFADYILPWCGTMLGKVEAHAHTPFWRTMAPLTRDAIAAMWDELQEEDEQ, via the coding sequence ATGAACGAGTTTTCAATCCTCTGCCGCGTGCTGGGTTCGCTGTATTACCGTCAACCGCAGGACCCGCTGCTGGTGCCGCTGTTTACCCTGATCCGTGAGGGCAAACTGGCCGCCAGCTGGCCGCTTGAGCAGGACGAGCTGCTGGCGCGTCTGCAGAAAAGCTGCGATATGCAGTCCCTGGCGACAGACTATAATGCCCTGTTCGTCGGCGAAGCCTGCAGCGTGTCGCCGTACCGTAGTGCGTGGGTGGAGGGTTCCTCGGAAGCGGAGGTCAGGGCTTTTCTGAGTGAACATGGTATCCCGACGGGGGAAGGTCCGGCAGATCATCTTGGATCGCTGCTGCTGGCCGCCTCGTGGCTGGAGGATCATGCCACCGAAGAGCAGAGCGAGACGCTGGAGCTCCTGTTTGCTGACTATATCCTGCCCTGGTGCGGAACCATGCTGGGGAAAGTCGAAGCCCATGCGCACACGCCGTTCTGGCGCACCATGGCGCCATTGACCCGCGATGCCATCGCCGCGATGTGGGATGAGCTTCAGGAAGAAGACGAACAATAA
- a CDS encoding phosphatase: MYPVDLHMHTVASTHAYSTLHDYIAQAKRKGIKLFAITDHGPDMADAPHYWHFVNMRIWPRLVDGIGILRGIESNIKNIEGEIDCSGPMLTSLDLIIAGFHEPVFPPQDRDTHTQAMIAAMASGKVHMISHPGNPKFPVDIPAIAEAAARYQVALEINNSSFVSSRVGSEDNCRAIAAAVRDAGGWVALGSDSHTAFTLGDFTECRKILDAVDFPEERILNVSPRRLLNFLESRGMPAIPEFADL, encoded by the coding sequence ATGTATCCCGTTGACCTGCACATGCATACCGTCGCCAGCACCCACGCCTATAGCACATTGCACGATTATATTGCGCAAGCAAAGCGTAAAGGGATCAAACTCTTCGCCATCACCGACCACGGCCCGGACATGGCGGATGCCCCGCACTACTGGCACTTCGTTAATATGCGCATCTGGCCCCGCCTGGTGGACGGTATCGGGATCCTGCGCGGTATTGAGTCCAATATTAAAAATATCGAAGGCGAGATCGACTGTTCCGGGCCGATGTTGACCTCGCTTGATCTGATCATTGCCGGGTTTCATGAGCCAGTGTTCCCGCCGCAGGATCGTGACACGCATACGCAGGCGATGATCGCTGCGATGGCCAGCGGTAAAGTGCATATGATTAGCCACCCCGGCAACCCGAAATTCCCGGTGGATATTCCGGCTATTGCCGAAGCGGCAGCTCGCTATCAGGTGGCGCTGGAGATCAACAACTCCTCTTTCGTTTCGTCGCGCGTGGGTAGTGAAGATAACTGCCGGGCTATCGCCGCCGCGGTGCGTGATGCCGGAGGATGGGTGGCGCTGGGCTCGGATTCCCACACCGCGTTTACCCTTGGGGATTTTACCGAATGCCGCAAGATCCTCGATGCAGTCGATTTCCCGGAGGAGAGGATCCTCAACGTTTCTCCGCGTCGCCTGCTCAACTTCCTCGAGTCGCGGGGCATGCCGGCGATCCCCGAATTTGCTGACCTTTAA
- the ghrA gene encoding glyoxylate/hydroxypyruvate reductase GhrA, translating to MEILFYHPTFDTQYWIHELEKQLPGARVREWKAGDNQPADYALAWHPPVEMLQGRSLKAVFALGAGVDSILSKLRDHPDMLPLSIPLFRLEDTGMGRQMQEYAVSQVLHWFRRFDDYQALKLASRWQPLPEYRADEFTVGIMGAGVLGAKVAESLQPWGFPLRVWSRSRKSWPQVQSFAGQAELGEFLQGTRVLINLLPNTAETAGIINQTLLAQLPDESYVLNLARGVHVVEEDLLAALNSGKLKGAMLDVFSREPLPQDSPLWAHPRVAMTPHVAAVTRPLEAIAYIAGTISRLERGEPVSGQVDRQRGY from the coding sequence ATGGAGATTCTTTTTTACCATCCGACCTTTGATACCCAATACTGGATCCATGAGCTGGAAAAGCAGTTACCCGGCGCGCGGGTGCGCGAGTGGAAAGCGGGCGATAACCAGCCGGCGGACTATGCACTGGCCTGGCATCCTCCGGTGGAAATGTTGCAGGGCAGGTCGCTGAAGGCCGTGTTCGCCCTTGGGGCAGGGGTGGATTCTATCCTCAGTAAGCTGCGCGACCATCCGGATATGCTGCCGTTGTCGATTCCGCTGTTTCGTCTCGAAGATACCGGCATGGGGCGCCAGATGCAGGAGTATGCGGTAAGCCAGGTGCTGCACTGGTTCCGCCGTTTTGATGACTATCAGGCGCTGAAGCTGGCTTCCCGCTGGCAGCCGTTGCCCGAGTACCGCGCTGACGAATTCACCGTCGGGATTATGGGCGCCGGGGTGCTGGGGGCGAAGGTTGCGGAAAGTCTGCAACCCTGGGGGTTTCCGCTTCGTGTCTGGAGTCGTAGCCGCAAATCCTGGCCGCAGGTGCAGAGCTTCGCTGGTCAGGCTGAGCTGGGTGAATTCCTGCAGGGCACTCGCGTGTTGATCAACCTGCTGCCGAATACCGCTGAAACCGCCGGCATTATTAACCAGACGCTGCTGGCGCAGCTGCCGGATGAGAGCTACGTCCTTAATCTTGCCCGCGGCGTGCATGTCGTTGAAGAGGATCTGCTGGCGGCGCTGAACAGCGGTAAGCTCAAAGGAGCGATGCTCGATGTCTTCAGTCGCGAACCGTTGCCGCAGGATAGCCCGCTCTGGGCACATCCGCGGGTGGCCATGACCCCCCATGTGGCAGCGGTGACACGTCCACTGGAAGCTATCGCCTATATCGCCGGGACCATTAGCCGACTGGAGCGAGGGGAGCCGGTGAGTGGTCAGGTCGATCGTCAGCGCGGTTATTAA
- a CDS encoding LysR family transcriptional regulator: protein MQDLNDFAWFVQVVDHGGFAAAGRALDQPKSKLSRRIAQLEERLGVRLIQRTTRQFAVTEVGQTFYQHCKAMLIEAEAAQQAVETLRAEPRGSVRITCPVTLLHVHIGPMLARFMARYPGVTLHLEATNRRVDVVGEGIDVAIRVRPRPIEDSDLVMRVLADRGHRLVASPDLISRLGRPQAPSELSVWPGLSLGANKHQHKWQLTGPEGARAEVFFTPRMVTTDMLALREAAMAGVGVVQLPLLMVRDQLASGELEVVLDEWQPRREVIHAVFASRRGLLPSVRALVDYLSEEYQRMEED from the coding sequence ATGCAGGATCTCAATGACTTCGCCTGGTTTGTCCAGGTGGTAGACCATGGCGGTTTCGCCGCGGCGGGGCGAGCGCTTGACCAGCCGAAATCCAAGCTCAGCCGTCGCATTGCGCAACTCGAGGAGCGGTTGGGCGTGCGTTTGATTCAGCGAACCACCCGCCAGTTTGCGGTCACCGAGGTTGGGCAGACCTTTTATCAGCATTGCAAAGCGATGCTGATAGAGGCCGAGGCGGCGCAGCAGGCGGTCGAGACGCTGCGCGCCGAGCCGCGCGGCAGCGTGAGGATCACCTGTCCGGTCACCTTGCTGCATGTCCATATCGGTCCGATGCTGGCACGATTTATGGCGCGCTATCCCGGGGTAACGCTGCATCTTGAGGCGACCAACCGCCGGGTGGATGTAGTCGGGGAGGGCATTGATGTGGCGATCCGCGTCCGTCCCCGGCCCATCGAGGATAGCGACCTGGTGATGCGCGTGCTGGCGGACCGCGGGCACCGGCTGGTGGCCAGCCCGGATCTCATTTCCCGGCTCGGACGTCCGCAGGCGCCGTCTGAGCTGAGCGTCTGGCCGGGGCTCAGCCTGGGGGCGAACAAGCATCAACATAAATGGCAGCTCACCGGGCCGGAGGGGGCAAGAGCGGAAGTGTTCTTTACGCCGCGAATGGTCACCACCGATATGCTGGCGCTGCGCGAGGCGGCGATGGCCGGCGTAGGCGTGGTGCAGCTTCCTTTATTAATGGTGCGCGATCAGCTGGCGTCAGGAGAATTAGAGGTAGTGCTGGATGAGTGGCAGCCGCGGCGGGAAGTGATTCACGCGGTATTTGCTTCTCGGCGCGGGCTGTTGCCCTCTGTCAGGGCGCTGGTGGACTATCTCAGCGAAGAGTATCAGCGGATGGAGGAGGATTGA
- a CDS encoding pirin family protein, translating to MKQITGVYTAPAQHWVGDGFPVRSMFSYQTHGQQLSPFLLLDYAGPYTFPAGSEKRGVGEHPHRGFETVTIVYAGEVEHRDSTGRGGVIGPGDVQWMTAGAGILHEEFHSEAFTRSGGELKMIQLWVNLPAKDKMTAPGYQSITAGTIPTVALANGAGQVRVIAGQYDDVSGPAHTFSPLNVWDLQLNQGHDLTLRQPEGWSTALVVLEGEVIINGSESAREGQLAVLSQTGDALHLEATAQAKVLLMAGEPLQEPIVGYGPFVMNNKTQIAEAVRDFNSGRFGQI from the coding sequence ATGAAACAGATTACAGGAGTCTACACCGCGCCTGCGCAGCATTGGGTAGGCGACGGCTTCCCGGTTCGCTCGATGTTTTCCTATCAGACGCACGGCCAGCAGCTGAGTCCCTTCTTACTGCTTGACTATGCCGGGCCGTACACCTTCCCGGCGGGCAGCGAGAAACGCGGCGTCGGTGAGCATCCGCATCGCGGATTCGAAACCGTCACCATCGTTTACGCCGGAGAAGTAGAGCATCGCGACTCCACCGGACGCGGCGGGGTGATTGGCCCGGGCGACGTGCAGTGGATGACGGCGGGCGCCGGGATCCTGCATGAAGAGTTCCACTCGGAAGCCTTCACCCGCAGCGGCGGCGAGCTGAAGATGATCCAGCTGTGGGTCAACCTGCCCGCCAAAGACAAAATGACGGCCCCCGGCTACCAGAGCATTACCGCCGGGACGATCCCCACCGTCGCGCTGGCGAACGGCGCCGGACAGGTTCGGGTGATTGCCGGCCAGTATGACGACGTCAGCGGCCCGGCCCATACCTTCTCACCGCTTAACGTGTGGGATCTACAGCTGAATCAGGGGCACGACCTCACGCTGCGCCAGCCGGAAGGATGGAGTACCGCGCTGGTTGTGCTGGAAGGGGAAGTGATCATTAACGGTTCCGAGTCCGCCCGCGAAGGCCAGTTGGCCGTCCTGAGCCAGACAGGAGACGCCCTGCATCTGGAGGCGACAGCCCAGGCAAAAGTTCTGCTGATGGCCGGTGAACCGCTACAGGAGCCGATTGTGGGCTATGGCCCCTTTGTCATGAATAACAAAACCCAAATCGCAGAAGCCGTTCGCGATTTTAACAGCGGCCGCTTTGGCCAAATCTAA